One segment of Mycolicibacterium baixiangningiae DNA contains the following:
- a CDS encoding lipid-transfer protein, with protein sequence MRGNRVFVVGVGMTKFEKPGGRGARGADHESRREGWDYPQMAKESGTKALADAGIEYSEVQHGFVGYCSGDSTSGNRALYELGMTGIPVVNVNNNCSTGSTALYLAAQTIRGGLADCTIALGFEKMQPGALAGGADDRESPLGRHIKALAEIDEFAFPVAPWMFGAAGREHMRQHGSTAEHFAKIGYKNHKHSVNNPYAQFQDEYTLDDILGARMISDPLTKLQCSPTSDGSGAAILAGEAFVERHGLAGQAVEIVGQAMTTDFGSTFDGTAKNLIGYDMNVKAAQQVYEQSGLGPADFQVIELHDCFSANELLLYEALGLCGEGEAPKLIDNDDTTYGGRWVVNPSGGLISKGHPLGATGLAQCAELTWQLRGTADKRQVDDVRAALQHNIGLGGAAVVTAYQRADR encoded by the coding sequence ATGAGAGGCAACCGCGTGTTCGTCGTCGGAGTCGGGATGACGAAATTCGAGAAGCCGGGCGGACGCGGAGCTCGCGGAGCGGACCATGAGTCCCGTCGGGAGGGCTGGGACTACCCGCAGATGGCCAAGGAGTCGGGCACCAAGGCGCTCGCCGACGCCGGTATCGAGTACTCCGAGGTGCAGCACGGCTTCGTCGGCTATTGCAGCGGCGACTCGACGTCGGGAAACCGCGCGCTCTACGAACTCGGTATGACCGGCATTCCGGTGGTCAACGTCAACAACAACTGCTCGACGGGCTCCACGGCGCTGTATCTGGCCGCGCAGACCATCCGCGGTGGGCTGGCCGACTGCACGATCGCGCTCGGCTTCGAGAAGATGCAACCCGGCGCGCTGGCCGGCGGCGCCGACGACCGCGAGTCGCCGTTGGGCCGTCACATCAAGGCGTTGGCGGAGATCGACGAGTTCGCATTCCCTGTGGCGCCGTGGATGTTCGGCGCGGCGGGACGTGAGCACATGCGCCAGCACGGCTCGACGGCGGAGCACTTTGCAAAGATCGGCTACAAGAACCACAAGCATTCGGTCAACAACCCGTACGCCCAGTTCCAGGACGAGTACACCCTCGACGACATCCTGGGCGCCCGGATGATCTCCGACCCGCTGACCAAACTGCAGTGCTCGCCCACCTCGGACGGTTCGGGCGCGGCGATCCTCGCCGGCGAGGCGTTCGTCGAGCGGCACGGGCTCGCCGGACAGGCGGTCGAGATCGTCGGCCAGGCGATGACCACCGACTTCGGCAGCACGTTCGACGGCACCGCCAAGAACCTGATCGGCTACGACATGAACGTCAAAGCGGCTCAACAGGTCTACGAACAGTCCGGGCTGGGCCCCGCCGACTTCCAGGTCATCGAGCTGCACGACTGCTTCTCGGCCAACGAACTGCTGCTGTACGAGGCGCTGGGCCTGTGCGGTGAGGGTGAGGCCCCCAAGCTCATCGACAACGACGACACCACCTACGGCGGGCGGTGGGTGGTCAACCCGTCGGGCGGGCTGATCTCCAAGGGCCATCCGCTCGGCGCGACCGGTCTGGCGCAGTGCGCCGAGCTGACGTGGCAGCTGCGGGGAACCGCCGACAAGCGGCAGGTCGACGACGTCCGCGCGGCGCTGCAACACAACATCGGGTTGGGTGGCGCGGCCGTGGTCACCGCCTATCAGCGCGCCGATCGCTGA
- a CDS encoding cation:dicarboxylate symporter family transporter produces the protein MSVTPDPPEAPTPRRDRTHWLYIAVIVAVVAGVAVGILAPGVGKSVGVLGTMFVDLIKMMIGPVIFCTIVLGIGSVRKAATVGKVGGLAFCYFLVMSTFALAIGLVVGNVLHPGTGMNLSESTAGKGAELAEKAHESGGLLDFVQGIIPETLLSALTAGSVLQALFVALLVGFALQAMGRAGEPILRGVEHLQKLVFKILVMILWLAPIGAFGAIANVVGQTGWAAVTQLLALMLGFYLTCAVFVFGVLGALMRVVAGVSIFKLVRYLAREYLLIVSTSSSESALPRLIAKMEHLGVERTTVGVVVPTGYSFNLDGTAIYLTMASLFIAGALGDPLSLTEQIGLLVFMIVASKGAAGVTGAGLATLAGGLQSHRPDLLDGVGLIVGIDRFMSEARAVTNFSGNAVATILVGSWTKTIDKDRVDAVLRGDDPFDELTMVDDDDTADVQSTRTQDRVPAPA, from the coding sequence ATGAGCGTCACCCCTGACCCACCCGAGGCACCGACGCCCCGGCGAGACCGCACGCACTGGCTCTACATCGCCGTTATCGTGGCGGTGGTGGCCGGCGTGGCCGTCGGCATCCTCGCGCCCGGTGTGGGCAAAAGCGTCGGTGTGCTGGGCACCATGTTCGTCGACCTGATCAAGATGATGATCGGTCCGGTCATCTTCTGCACGATCGTGTTGGGCATCGGCTCGGTGCGTAAGGCGGCCACCGTCGGCAAGGTCGGCGGCCTGGCCTTCTGCTACTTCCTGGTGATGTCCACCTTCGCGCTGGCGATCGGGCTGGTGGTCGGGAATGTGCTGCACCCGGGAACCGGGATGAACCTGTCGGAGAGCACCGCGGGCAAGGGCGCCGAACTCGCCGAGAAGGCCCACGAGTCCGGGGGGCTGCTCGACTTCGTGCAGGGCATCATCCCCGAGACCCTGCTGTCCGCGCTGACCGCGGGCAGCGTGCTGCAGGCGCTGTTCGTCGCGTTGCTGGTCGGCTTCGCACTGCAGGCGATGGGCCGGGCGGGCGAGCCGATCCTGCGGGGTGTCGAGCACCTGCAGAAGCTGGTCTTCAAGATCCTCGTCATGATCCTGTGGCTGGCACCCATCGGCGCGTTCGGCGCCATCGCCAACGTCGTCGGTCAAACCGGTTGGGCCGCAGTGACGCAACTGCTGGCGCTGATGCTCGGCTTCTACCTCACCTGCGCGGTGTTCGTCTTCGGTGTGCTCGGTGCGCTGATGCGTGTGGTGGCGGGAGTGTCGATCTTCAAGCTGGTCCGCTACCTGGCGCGTGAGTACCTGCTGATCGTGTCGACCTCGTCGTCGGAGTCCGCGCTGCCGCGGCTGATCGCGAAGATGGAGCACCTCGGTGTGGAGCGCACCACCGTCGGTGTCGTCGTGCCGACCGGCTACTCGTTCAACCTCGACGGCACCGCGATCTACCTGACCATGGCATCGCTGTTCATCGCCGGCGCGCTGGGCGATCCGCTGTCGCTGACCGAGCAGATCGGTCTGCTGGTGTTCATGATCGTCGCCTCCAAGGGTGCGGCTGGTGTCACCGGTGCGGGTCTGGCCACGCTGGCCGGCGGGCTGCAGAGCCACCGCCCCGACCTGCTCGACGGGGTGGGGCTGATCGTCGGCATCGACCGGTTCATGTCCGAAGCCCGTGCGGTGACGAACTTCTCGGGCAACGCGGTAGCCACCATCCTGGTGGGTTCGTGGACGAAGACCATCGACAAGGACCGGGTGGATGCGGTGCTGCGCGGTGACGACCCGTTCGACGAACTCACCATGGTCGACGACGACGACACCGCCGATGTCCAGAGCACGCGCACGCAGGACCGCGTTCCCGCGCCTGCGTAG
- a CDS encoding sensor histidine kinase has translation MARWWPRSLAGQAIALQIAIIAVIVLAGSALALVDARRDGDDAARQQVVGVATALADSPSTAQAIESGRATELLQPVTEAVRTQTGIAFITIMAPDGLRFTHTDPQQIGGRYLGTIEPALRGETFSEVYTGTLGPSIRAVAPVRDGAGRIVGLVSAGITQQTLVQRWRAQIPTIAAVTLAAVLVSSVGTWLIRRRLLRQTHGLRPAELRVMYEHHDAILHSVSEGLVVVDRNGVALVNDEARRLLALPPGPIDTAALPLFLQTSDPGARDEVHVTDERVLVVNRSRVTGSDSEVVTIRDRTELQGALGELSSLQVLTDSLRAQAHEAANKLHTVVTMVEMGRPEDAVRFATHELELSQRLVDRLSNAVAEPALVALLLGKTAQADERGIALTVTEDTHLPSHSDAMSGQEMVTVLGNLVDNAMDACDRDDPWVEVTVNQDDERLLIRVADSGPGMDPATFARAMRRGYSTKSGDGPAHHGLGLALVGQVVARHHGRITADVTYGSVVTVTVPLEAA, from the coding sequence GTGGCGCGCTGGTGGCCCCGTTCGCTGGCCGGGCAGGCCATCGCCCTGCAGATCGCGATCATCGCGGTGATCGTGCTCGCCGGGAGCGCGCTCGCACTCGTCGACGCCCGCCGCGACGGCGACGACGCGGCCCGCCAACAAGTCGTCGGTGTCGCCACCGCGCTCGCCGATTCGCCGTCGACCGCCCAGGCCATTGAGTCCGGCAGGGCCACAGAGCTTCTGCAACCGGTCACCGAAGCGGTCCGCACGCAGACCGGCATCGCGTTCATCACGATCATGGCGCCAGACGGGCTGCGGTTCACCCACACCGACCCGCAGCAGATCGGCGGCCGGTACCTCGGCACGATCGAACCCGCGCTGCGCGGTGAGACGTTCAGCGAGGTCTACACCGGAACGCTGGGCCCGTCCATCCGCGCCGTCGCGCCGGTGCGTGACGGCGCCGGACGCATCGTCGGCCTGGTGTCCGCGGGGATCACCCAGCAGACGCTGGTCCAGCGCTGGCGGGCGCAGATCCCGACGATCGCCGCGGTAACCCTTGCCGCAGTGCTGGTGTCGTCGGTCGGCACCTGGCTGATCCGGCGCCGCCTGCTGCGCCAGACCCACGGTCTGCGCCCCGCCGAGCTGCGCGTGATGTACGAACACCACGACGCCATCCTGCATTCGGTGTCCGAGGGGCTCGTCGTCGTCGACCGCAACGGGGTGGCGTTGGTCAACGACGAGGCGCGCCGGCTGCTCGCGCTGCCGCCGGGCCCCATCGACACCGCTGCGCTACCGCTGTTCCTGCAGACCTCCGACCCGGGAGCGCGCGACGAGGTCCACGTCACCGACGAACGCGTCCTGGTGGTCAACCGCTCCCGGGTCACCGGATCCGACTCGGAGGTGGTGACCATCCGCGATCGCACCGAATTGCAGGGTGCGCTGGGCGAACTCAGCTCACTGCAGGTGCTCACCGATTCGCTGCGGGCACAGGCACACGAGGCGGCCAACAAGCTGCACACCGTGGTCACCATGGTGGAGATGGGGCGTCCGGAGGATGCCGTGCGCTTCGCGACGCACGAACTCGAGTTGTCCCAGCGCCTCGTCGACCGCCTCTCGAACGCGGTCGCGGAACCCGCCCTGGTGGCACTGCTGCTGGGAAAGACGGCGCAGGCCGACGAACGGGGCATCGCGCTGACCGTCACCGAGGACACCCACCTGCCGTCGCACAGCGACGCGATGTCCGGCCAGGAGATGGTCACCGTGCTGGGCAATCTCGTCGACAACGCGATGGACGCCTGCGACCGCGACGACCCCTGGGTGGAGGTGACGGTCAATCAGGACGACGAGCGTCTGCTGATCCGGGTGGCCGACAGCGGCCCCGGCATGGATCCGGCAACCTTCGCGCGGGCCATGCGGCGAGGCTATTCGACCAAATCGGGTGACGGCCCGGCACACCACGGCCTCGGGCTGGCGCTGGTCGGCCAGGTGGTCGCCCGCCATCACGGCAGGATCACCGCGGATGTCACCTACGGTTCGGTGGTGACCGTGACGGTGCCACTGGAGGCGGCATGA